In Eriocheir sinensis breed Jianghai 21 chromosome 64, ASM2467909v1, whole genome shotgun sequence, one DNA window encodes the following:
- the LOC126987437 gene encoding ribosome-binding protein 1-like produces the protein MAGTAGGGGSPFTNLKIQVPNDLQEDGELPEEEEMEEGEASDGEEEEVEVNVIIEAAQAPPKPPVTERIRRPLPHAPRKPPPAPDAVARLYKSLGVTEEDFRLGHFLPDTLHVRGAEDLTTQDVHDYFKAYTPIEVVWVSEDSCNVVWLDDEGPIHALLSLSCPILPDTKASKKTQPAKKSGKAQKIKEEKEEKEDNTKKKKKEKKTRKKGSKKPSSSSSSSSSSSSSSSSESDGESSSSSSSSSSSSSSSSSSSSSSSSDNEMSEGEEGKKKVNKKKKKKKMKEEKMELGEGEVSYNNNNNNNNNNNNNNNNNNFTYARLRASSCHISVRRGGSGSALAPYKALLLRYASRADQVTTSGERKADYLSRHLNEGRAGVRSLLSENGRKRMREAQQRRRGRAGQRGADPGPGPGGEGHKNPWGDLALNWGRRESQEGDCFNYQALLNHHKQKGVGGVKRKRYDSEEDEEEEEEEEEEERDTGDSDDVVQWRSKIKVPRMKMYADEEQKKKKMKGGGGGGGGGGGGGYLDIPSRTSSDIRERLGGRNGSGGGGGGVKGRLSIVPEGRLGRRPGGGGGGGGGRRTVDLRQKLKDQRKAAKGAAEDEIFKRRLILSCPDDD, from the exons GCCCAGGCCCCCCCCAAGCCACCCGTCACTGAGCGCATCCGTCGGCCTCTGCCCCATGCCCCTCGGAAACCACCCCCGGCCCCCGATGCAGTGGCCCGGCTatacaagag ccTGGGGGTCACAGAGGAGGACTTCCGGCTGGGTCACTTCCTGCCCGACACTCTCCATGTGCGCGGCGCCGAGGACCTCACCACGCAAGACGTACATGACTACTTCAAGGCGTACACACCCATTGAGGTCGTGTGGGTTTCTGAGGATTCGT GCAATGTTGTGTGGCTGGACGATGAGGGGCCGATCCATGCCCTCCTCAGCCTGTCCTGCCCTATCCTGCCCGACACCAAGGCCTCCAAGAAAACACAGCCTGCTAAAAAGAGCGGGAAG gcacagaagataaaggaggagaaggaagagaaggaagacaacacaaagaagaagaagaaggagaagaagacaaggaagaaaggaagcaagaaaccatcctcttcctcctcctcctcttcctcctcctcctcctcctccagcagcgaGAGCGACGGCGaaagctcctcgtcctcctcctcctcctcctcgtcttcctcctcctcctcctcctcctcctcttcctcgtcaagTGATAACGAGAtgagcgaaggagaggaagggaagaagaaggtcaacaagaagaagaagaagaagaagatgaaggaggagaagatggaactCGGAGAAGGAGAGgttagttataataataataataataataataataataataataataataataataataataatttcacatat gcCCGCCTCCGTGCCTCCAGTTGCCATATCAGTGTCAGGCGAGGTGGCTCTGGGAGTGCTCTTGCCCCATACAAGGCCCTTCTGCTGCGCTACGCCTCCCGGGCCGACCAGGTGACCACCAGCGGCGAGCGGAAGGCTGACTACCTGAGCAGACACCTTAACGAGGGCCGGGcag GTGTGCGTAGCCTCCTCAGCGAGAACGGACGTAAGCGGATGCGTGAGGCTCAGCAGCGGAGGCGGGGGCGGGCGGGGCAGCGCGGGGCAGATCCGGGTCCAGGGCCAGGGGGGGAGGGCCACAAGAACCCCTGGGGCGACCTGGCACTGAACTGGGGGCGTCGAGAGAGCCAAGAGGGAGACTGCTTCAACTACCAGGCACTGCTCAACCATCACAAGCAGaaag ggGTCGGAGGCGTCAAGAGGAAGAGGTACGACagcgaggaagatgaggaggaggaggaggaggaagaggaggaggagagggacacgGGAGACAGCGATGATGTGGTTCAGTGGAGGAGTAAGATTAag gtCCCAAGGATGAAGATGTACGCagatgaggagcagaagaagaagaagatgaaaggaggaggaggaggaggaggaggaggaggaggaggagggtacttgGACATCCCTTCCCGCACCTCCTCCGATATCCGTGAGCGACTTGGCGGAAGAaacggaagcggaggaggaggaggaggagtgaagggaagactcTCGATCGTGCCGGAGGGAAGACTCGgaagaagaccaggaggaggaggaggaggaggaggagggaggaggactgtGGACCTGAGACAGAAGTTGAAGGACCAGCGGAAGGCGGCCAAAGGGGCAGCGGAAGATGAGATATTTAAGCGGAGATTGATACTGTCCTGCCCTGAtgatgactga